From a single Apium graveolens cultivar Ventura chromosome 2, ASM990537v1, whole genome shotgun sequence genomic region:
- the LOC141708579 gene encoding wall-associated receptor kinase-like 20, translating into MNMAKFQLVVLLLLMSAVLLTNLAILASSATVCPNCGTTPVPYPLSTAPNCGDPNYKVRCEDSGTLLFDTLNNTYPIISTQPQNQRFVIKPANFVNNNSTCVTSDITSEGVQLNASLPFNVTSSNTILYFNCTPLLLRSPLNCTASSLCHSYINESIDASVCGNSNLCCTFRAGGSTNSYSIRVRESGCRAYRSFVNLDYSLPVNKWPAPGLEIQYVSPPEPVCRNQSDCNSDSTCALAHNNNNNNALRRCFCTTKFHWDPVLGSCAPDETCGNGKDCSADHTALIAGLTAGLGTALVAAIIGLFLYKRHQRIKLAQERLKKEREEILNASGGGKYAKYFTGKEIRKATNNFARDRLLGSGGFGEVYKGILDDGSVVAVKCAKLGNSKGTDQVLNEVRILCQVNHKNLVHLLGCCVELEQPLMVYEYISNGNLLEQLHGQHRDVLSWRNRLNIAQATAEGLAYLHFSAVPPIYHRDVKSSNILLDEKMNAKVADFGLSRLAETDMSHISTCAQGTLGYLDPEYYRNYQLTDKSDVYSFGVVLLELLTSQKAIDFNRPSDDVNLAVYVQRMVEEERLMDAADPMLKEGASKLELETMKALGFLAIGCLEERRQNRPSMKEVTEEIEYIISIVSAKEE; encoded by the exons AGTGCGGTTTTACTAACGAACTTGGCCATATTAGCATCCTCCGCCACCGTGTGTCCCAACTGCGGAACCACGCCAGTCCCTTACCCTCTAAGCACCGCACCCAACTGCGGTGATCCCAACTACAAAGTCCGGTGCGAGGACAGTGGCACGCTCTTATTCGACACGCTAAACAATACCTATCCCATAATATCAACCCAACCTCAAAACCAGCGGTTTGTAATAAAACCCGCTAATTTCGTAAACAATAACAGTACTTGCGTCACAAGTGACATCACTTCCGAAGGAGTCCAGCTTAACGCTTCCTTGCCTTTCAACGTCACTAGCAGTAACACCATCCTTTACTTCAACTGCACGCCTTTACTGTTAAGGTCGCCTTTAAACTGCACGGCCAGCAGCTTGTGTCATTCCTACATTAATGAATCCATTGATGCATCTGTGTGTGGCAACTCCAATCTTTGTTGTACGTTTCGAGCTGGTGGATCAACCAACTCCTACTCCATTCGTGTCAGGGAATCGGGCTGTCGGGCGTATAGGAGTTTCGTTAATTTAGATTACTCCTTGCCGGTCAATAAGTGGCCAGCACCTGGACTTGAGATACAGTACGTGTCTCCCCCTGAACCTGTTTGTCGTAACCAAAGTGATTGTAATTCTGACTCTACTTGCGCTTTGGctcacaacaacaacaacaacaatgcCTTAAGGAGGTGTTTTTGTACTACTAAATTTCATTGGGATCCTGTTCTCGGCTCTTGCGCTCCCG ATGAAACATGCGGAAATGGCAAGGATTGTTCAGCAGATCACACTGCGCTTATAGCTG GTTTAACAGCGGGCTTGGGAACAGCACTCGTTGCAGCCATCATAGGGTTGTTCCTTTACAAACGCCATCAACGCATCAAATTAGCACAGGAGCGTTTAAAGAAAGAGCGTGAAGAAATCCTGAATGCCAGTGGTGGGGGGAAATATGCAAAGTACTTTACTGGTAAAGAAATTAGGAAAGCAACAAATAATTTTGCTAGGGATCGCCTACTTGGTTCTGGAGGATTTGGCGAAGTTTATAAGGGTATTCTTGACGACGGGAGTGTTGTAGCTGTCAAATGCGCTAAACTTGGAAACAGTAAAGGCACTGATCAAGTTCTGAATGAGGTTCGGATCTTGTGTCAGGTCAACCACAAAAACCTTGTGCACTTACTTGGCTGTTGCGTTGAACTTGAGCAACCATTGATGGTTTATGAGTACATCTCAAATGGGAATCTGTTGGAGCAATTGCATGGTCAACATCGGGATGTTCTGTCATGGAGAAACAGACTAAATATTGCTCAGGCAACTGCTGAGGGACTGGCTTACTTGCATTTCTCTGCAGTTCCTCCAATCTATCACCGAGATGTGAAGTCCAGCAATATTTTACTCGATGAAAAGATGAATGCCAAGGTTGCAGATTTTGGGCTGTCAAGATTGGCTGAGACAGATATGAGTCACATATCAACTTGTGCTCAGGGTACACTCGGTTATCTTGATCCGGAGTATTACAGGAACTATCAGTTGACTGACAAAAGTGATGTTTATAGCTTTGGGGTAGTATTACTAGAGCTCCTGACGTCTCAGAAAGCCATAGACTTTAATAGACCTTCAGATGATGTGAACTTGGCAGTTTACGTGCAGAGAATGGTGGAGGAGGAGAGGTTAATGGACGCGGCTGATCCTATGCTCAAAGAGGGTGCAAGCAAACTGGAGTTGGAGACAATGAAAGCATTAGGATTTCTAGCAATTGGTTGTCTCGAGGAACGTAGACAAAACAGGCCTTCTATGAAAGAAGTGACCGAGGAAATTGAGTATATTATTAGTATTGTATCAGCTAAAGAGGAGTAA